In the Opitutia bacterium genome, one interval contains:
- a CDS encoding RND family transporter: MLARVEELVFRFRHATVALFAAATIVLGFFASRTHVDASFNKQLPSDHEYIQNFKKYQEQFGGANRLVIALVAKKGDIFTPEFFQTLKAATNEAYYLPGVDRAQVTSIFTPNVRYIEVVEEGLSGGNVIPADFVPTAAGLERVRQNIIKSGRVGMLVSNDFTGAAIIVQLLDVDPQTGKKLVYAEVADALEQKIRQKFESDTVGVHIIGFAKVIGDITDGARGVLVFFGVAIVISAFLLYYFSQSLALTILPLITSFCAVIWQLGILNLLGFGIDPLSILVPFLVFAIALSHATQMLRSFRYEYNVGGTEMHAARASFANLFIPGTVAILTDTVGFLTIWLVKVPIIQELAITASIGVTLIILTDRFMLPVLLSYTKMSPDFRRRVNFRRFALQPTWRRLVNFTTGPKSSLVIIAVGAALWGFGLYKAKHIRIGDMHAGVPELRQSSRYNQDTAAITKKFSIGVDVITIIVETVPNGVIDHDVMSLVDHFAWHMRNIDGVQSTMAITDLARTINAGWNEGSLKWRVIPRNKDALAQAVSPVETSTGLLNNDGSVIPVMIYLKDHKAETIQRVIAAVKDFRAAHQNDSVHFQLATGNVGVMAATNEVVVAAQFPMVMWLYVAIVVLCLISFRSWRATLCVVLPLIIVSDLAYALMVFLEIGLKTSTLPVVALGVGIGVDYGIYLCSALMERMHEKGDSLEDAICFAYATMGTSVVFTGLALSIGVGTWAVSALKFQADMGVLLAFMFLVNMLGAMLLMPALATWLFRHKRGTIHDATRPPFPMTK, from the coding sequence ATGCTCGCGCGCGTTGAAGAACTCGTTTTCCGCTTCCGCCATGCCACCGTGGCGCTGTTCGCCGCTGCGACCATTGTTCTCGGTTTCTTCGCGAGCAGGACCCACGTCGACGCCAGCTTCAACAAGCAGCTGCCGAGCGACCACGAATACATCCAGAACTTCAAGAAATACCAGGAGCAGTTCGGCGGCGCGAATCGCCTCGTGATCGCGCTCGTCGCCAAGAAGGGCGACATCTTCACTCCGGAGTTCTTCCAGACGCTCAAGGCCGCGACAAACGAGGCCTACTACCTCCCGGGCGTCGACCGCGCGCAGGTCACCTCAATCTTCACGCCCAACGTCCGCTACATCGAGGTGGTCGAGGAAGGCCTCAGCGGTGGCAACGTCATCCCCGCCGACTTCGTGCCGACCGCCGCGGGCCTGGAACGCGTCCGCCAGAACATCATCAAATCCGGCCGCGTCGGCATGCTCGTCTCCAACGACTTCACCGGCGCCGCGATCATCGTGCAGCTCCTCGACGTCGACCCGCAGACGGGCAAGAAGCTCGTCTACGCCGAGGTCGCCGACGCGCTTGAGCAAAAGATCCGGCAGAAGTTCGAGTCCGACACCGTCGGCGTGCACATCATCGGCTTCGCCAAGGTCATTGGCGACATCACCGACGGCGCGCGCGGCGTGCTGGTGTTCTTCGGCGTGGCCATCGTCATCTCGGCGTTCCTGCTCTACTATTTCTCGCAGTCGCTCGCGCTCACGATCCTGCCGCTCATCACGTCCTTCTGCGCCGTCATCTGGCAACTCGGCATCCTCAACCTGCTCGGCTTCGGCATCGACCCGCTCTCGATTCTGGTGCCATTCCTCGTCTTCGCGATCGCGCTGAGCCACGCCACGCAGATGCTCCGTTCGTTCCGCTACGAATACAACGTCGGCGGCACGGAGATGCACGCGGCGCGGGCGTCATTCGCCAATCTCTTCATCCCCGGCACCGTCGCGATCCTGACCGACACCGTCGGCTTCCTCACGATCTGGCTGGTCAAGGTCCCGATCATTCAGGAGCTCGCCATCACCGCATCGATTGGCGTCACGCTCATCATCCTCACCGACCGCTTCATGCTGCCGGTGCTCCTGAGCTACACGAAGATGTCGCCCGACTTCCGCCGTCGCGTGAACTTCCGGCGCTTTGCCCTCCAGCCGACGTGGCGGCGCCTCGTCAACTTCACCACCGGACCGAAGTCGTCGCTCGTCATCATCGCGGTCGGCGCGGCGCTGTGGGGCTTCGGCCTCTACAAGGCGAAGCACATCCGCATCGGCGACATGCACGCCGGCGTGCCGGAGCTGCGCCAGAGCTCGCGCTACAATCAGGACACCGCCGCCATCACCAAGAAGTTCAGCATCGGCGTCGACGTCATCACGATCATCGTCGAGACGGTGCCCAACGGCGTCATCGACCACGACGTCATGTCGCTCGTCGACCACTTCGCCTGGCACATGCGCAACATCGACGGCGTGCAGTCCACGATGGCGATCACCGACCTCGCGCGCACGATCAACGCCGGCTGGAACGAAGGCTCGCTCAAATGGCGCGTCATTCCCCGCAACAAGGACGCACTCGCCCAAGCCGTTTCTCCGGTCGAGACCTCCACCGGCCTGCTCAACAACGACGGCAGCGTCATCCCCGTGATGATCTACCTCAAGGATCACAAGGCCGAGACGATCCAACGCGTGATCGCCGCCGTGAAGGACTTCCGCGCCGCGCACCAAAACGACAGCGTGCATTTCCAACTCGCCACCGGCAACGTCGGCGTCATGGCCGCCACCAACGAGGTCGTCGTCGCCGCCCAGTTCCCCATGGTGATGTGGCTCTACGTCGCCATCGTCGTGCTCTGCCTGATCTCATTCCGCTCGTGGCGCGCCACGCTCTGCGTCGTTCTGCCGCTCATCATCGTCTCCGACCTCGCCTATGCGCTCATGGTCTTCCTCGAGATCGGCCTGAAAACCTCGACCCTGCCGGTCGTCGCGCTCGGCGTCGGCATCGGTGTCGACTACGGCATTTATCTCTGCTCCGCGTTGATGGAGCGCATGCACGAAAAGGGCGATTCGCTCGAGGACGCCATCTGCTTCGCCTACGCCACGATGGGCACGTCGGTCGTCTTTACCGGTCTCGCACTGTCGATCGGCGTCGGCACCTGGGCGGTCTCGGCGCTCAAGTTCCAAGCCGACATGGGCGTGCTGCTCGCGTTCATGTTCCTCGTCAACATGCTCGGCGCGATGCTCCTCATGCCCGCGCTGGCGACCTGGCTCTTCCGCCACAAGCGCGGCACGATCCACGACGCGACACGCCCGCCGTTCCCGATGACGAAGTGA
- a CDS encoding ABC transporter permease translates to MKALRRLLGYFQRRRLDAEMKAEMEHHLEMQAERNRVAGMDAREARFAALRAFGNVASVQERSREQRSWRWIEDAWQDVRLGVRLLTKEPLFSLLAIVAMAGSIGATTTLFSVVNSIALRPLPLPESGRVVRVWEANPGRGIARFSVSLLNFADWQRRSTAWAQLAAAAYPASNVLLGEEPERLRTVAHTSDWFPLFGLRIARGRAANEKEFTEGAGGVVVISDRLWRTRFAADTSVVGRALAVNGVSHTIIGVAGPELGVMEGFDLFVPLRGGTRSADRGEHDVDVYGRLQRGVDRAAAEAELAAVAVQLAREFPQTNTGWGVHLESVFDTMVPLGVRRGLWFLLGAVAILLTIACANLAGLLLARASARTREFAVRVALGGGRGRLIRQMIAETMVIVALGGALGGWLAASSVQLLRGLGALGLPRANEISLDGRVLAFAVLATIVTGVAAALAPALAAARVNVQNGLKDGAATGGGRARGRQLLMAGQLALAFILLSSAALLFRSFTRLQGAELGFRADKVLTARLAPGDEGRALVEQLIERVGALPGVEAVAVTNSAPMAPQNTSNNIFPVGAARIPANESIQCEWRVVSEDYFRAMQIPVLRGRSFTRADNEQAPRVAIVSQSLARQLWGDEDPIGRQINPGGGKTYSTVVGVVGDVRSRDPGQPPAPQFYLSAHRWVWNTMTLVVRSDRPGEELAPALRTALRALDPAMPLFEVQTLDEGVGLALAPRRISTQLLAGFAALAVLLTTTGLFALVAQAVSQRTREVGIRLALGATPRDVVVPLLRDTLRVTGIGLTAGMIGAALTGQLFRGSLEGVSPFDPVSLLAAAGVLVFVALVAGYWPVRRALRVDPLVALRTE, encoded by the coding sequence ATGAAAGCGTTGCGCCGCCTGCTCGGGTATTTCCAGCGCCGCCGTCTCGATGCCGAGATGAAGGCGGAGATGGAGCACCACCTTGAGATGCAGGCGGAGCGAAATCGCGTGGCCGGCATGGACGCGCGCGAGGCGAGGTTCGCCGCGCTGCGGGCGTTCGGCAATGTGGCGAGCGTGCAGGAGCGCTCGAGAGAGCAGCGCTCGTGGCGCTGGATCGAGGACGCGTGGCAGGATGTTCGTCTCGGGGTTCGATTGCTGACGAAGGAACCGCTGTTCTCGCTGCTCGCGATCGTGGCGATGGCCGGGAGCATCGGCGCGACGACGACTCTTTTCAGTGTCGTGAACTCCATCGCGCTGCGGCCGCTGCCTCTGCCGGAGTCCGGGCGGGTGGTGCGGGTGTGGGAAGCGAATCCGGGGCGCGGCATCGCGAGGTTCTCGGTTTCGCTCCTGAATTTTGCCGATTGGCAACGGCGCAGCACGGCTTGGGCGCAACTCGCCGCCGCGGCGTATCCCGCGAGCAACGTCCTGCTCGGCGAAGAGCCGGAACGCCTGCGCACGGTTGCCCATACGTCCGATTGGTTCCCGCTCTTCGGCCTGCGCATCGCGCGCGGACGGGCGGCGAACGAGAAGGAATTCACGGAAGGCGCGGGCGGCGTGGTGGTGATATCCGATCGGTTGTGGCGGACGCGGTTTGCCGCTGATACGTCCGTGGTGGGTCGGGCGCTGGCGGTGAATGGCGTCAGTCACACGATCATCGGCGTCGCGGGACCGGAGCTCGGCGTCATGGAAGGATTCGATCTTTTTGTGCCGCTGCGTGGCGGCACGCGGAGCGCGGACCGCGGCGAGCATGATGTCGATGTTTATGGCCGGTTGCAGCGCGGCGTGGATCGTGCGGCGGCCGAAGCGGAGTTGGCGGCGGTGGCTGTGCAGCTGGCGCGGGAGTTTCCGCAGACGAACACGGGTTGGGGCGTCCACTTGGAATCGGTGTTCGACACGATGGTGCCGCTGGGCGTGCGGCGCGGCCTTTGGTTCCTTCTCGGCGCGGTGGCAATTTTACTGACCATCGCGTGCGCGAACCTCGCCGGACTGTTGCTGGCGCGCGCGAGCGCGCGGACGCGCGAGTTTGCGGTGCGCGTCGCGCTGGGCGGCGGGCGCGGTCGGTTGATCCGGCAAATGATCGCCGAGACGATGGTGATAGTCGCGCTTGGCGGTGCGCTCGGTGGTTGGCTGGCGGCGAGCAGCGTGCAGCTGCTGCGTGGGCTCGGCGCCCTGGGTTTGCCGCGCGCGAATGAGATTTCCCTCGATGGACGCGTGCTGGCCTTTGCAGTGCTCGCCACGATCGTCACCGGCGTGGCGGCCGCTCTGGCGCCGGCGCTGGCGGCGGCGCGCGTGAATGTGCAAAACGGACTGAAGGACGGCGCCGCGACGGGTGGGGGGCGCGCGCGGGGACGCCAACTCCTTATGGCCGGACAGCTGGCGCTGGCGTTCATCCTGTTGTCGAGTGCGGCGCTGTTGTTCCGGTCGTTCACGCGGTTGCAGGGCGCGGAGCTGGGGTTTCGCGCGGATAAGGTTCTCACCGCGCGTCTCGCGCCCGGCGATGAAGGCCGGGCGTTGGTCGAGCAGTTGATCGAACGTGTCGGTGCGCTGCCGGGCGTGGAAGCGGTCGCGGTCACGAACAGCGCGCCAATGGCGCCGCAGAACACCAGCAACAACATCTTCCCGGTCGGGGCGGCGCGGATTCCAGCCAACGAGTCGATCCAGTGCGAATGGCGCGTGGTGTCGGAGGACTATTTTCGCGCGATGCAGATTCCCGTGTTGCGAGGAAGATCGTTCACCCGAGCCGACAACGAGCAGGCGCCGCGCGTGGCGATCGTGAGCCAGTCACTCGCGCGTCAGCTTTGGGGCGACGAGGACCCGATCGGGCGGCAGATCAATCCAGGCGGTGGCAAGACGTATTCGACGGTGGTGGGCGTCGTGGGCGACGTGCGCAGCCGGGATCCCGGGCAGCCGCCCGCGCCGCAGTTCTATCTGTCGGCGCATCGCTGGGTGTGGAACACGATGACGCTCGTCGTGCGCAGCGACCGACCGGGAGAGGAACTCGCTCCGGCCTTGCGGACCGCGTTGCGCGCGCTCGATCCAGCGATGCCGCTGTTCGAAGTGCAGACATTGGACGAAGGTGTCGGTCTTGCGCTGGCGCCTCGCCGAATCTCGACGCAATTGCTCGCCGGTTTCGCCGCGCTTGCGGTGCTGCTGACGACGACCGGGCTCTTTGCGTTGGTGGCGCAGGCCGTTTCACAGCGGACCCGCGAGGTGGGCATTCGCCTGGCACTGGGCGCGACGCCGCGCGACGTGGTCGTGCCGTTGCTCCGTGATACGTTGCGTGTCACCGGAATCGGGCTGACCGCAGGTATGATCGGCGCCGCGCTGACGGGGCAGCTATTTCGCGGCAGCCTCGAGGGCGTGTCGCCGTTCGATCCGGTCTCGCTTTTGGCCGCGGCGGGCGTGCTCGTTTTCGTCGCGCTGGTCGCGGGATATTGGCCGGTGCGGCGGGCGTTGCGCGTCGATCCACTCGTGGCGTTGCGGACGGAGTAG
- a CDS encoding PadR family transcriptional regulator yields the protein MPKDEKQELLQGTLDMLILKSLQLEPMHGFGISLRIAQMSKDVLLVEQGSLYPALYRLEEQGWIRSEWGVSENNRKAKFYSLTATGRKQLVEETENWERVSAAINLVLKAT from the coding sequence ATGCCCAAGGACGAAAAACAGGAATTGCTGCAGGGGACGCTCGACATGCTGATCCTGAAATCGCTGCAGCTCGAACCGATGCACGGCTTCGGAATTTCGCTGCGCATTGCGCAGATGTCGAAGGACGTCTTGCTCGTGGAGCAGGGCTCGCTGTATCCGGCGCTCTACCGGTTGGAGGAGCAGGGATGGATCCGCTCGGAGTGGGGCGTCTCGGAGAACAACCGTAAGGCGAAGTTCTATTCGCTGACTGCGACGGGCCGGAAGCAGCTCGTGGAGGAGACGGAGAATTGGGAGCGGGTCTCGGCGGCCATCAATCTCGTGTTGAAGGCGACCTGA
- a CDS encoding ABC transporter permease, with amino-acid sequence MKIVRKFWGLLRRTQREREMAAEMQAHLDMQAERHRAAGMTAEEARFAALRDFGNVASVQERARDARGWRWLDELRQDFRSALRQLAKSPGFAVVVVLTLAFGIAVNNVLFGMVNLFFFRPSSLPAAERLVVLLHRTDAVQIPIGLSYSDYRDYRERLRSVDALVASMPSPANFSADQGAPQRTWVEVVSPNAFTGLEIAPAVGRTLLPSDGEKHGGAPVAVLSHDFWQTRFGGDAGIVGRTIRLNGQPFTVVGVAQAGFHGFHSMLAMSAWVPAGAIDSFRPSMAGMIDWRGAGGWRVTGRLRPGARLDDLRAEAAVVLDQLTKEYPSDHRAYRSMAMLESRARPDPSVAEFLPVFLALFLGIVLLVLFTACANVANLMIARAVTRQRELTVRTALGASRARLVRQLLVESMVLAALAGLAGWFLANAMGAAMQRFTPQSDMPVTVDGRPGWEGYVFVVVVTLVAGLASGLLPALRASRIDLADQLKRGTGEALGGQGRHRLRDMLVIGQVAMSLIVLVCGGLFMRSLQRVQSVELGFRPERLLMASYDLALQGYSEERSRNFNRELLERLRAMHGVEAAGLTSHMPFDNQINAREVRPENPPPQLKDGVASAKLSIVSPGFTEAIGIRLRRGRTLSEADQPNTPRVAVINVAMADLCWPGQDPIGKRFQPWKDGPWIEVVGLVETSKYMMLAEQPAPAFFTSLNQESMLPVTLMLRTSGDPALDAKRVRAELLAVDSQLPIYDVRTMEDLMGGSVFALLPMRMGMTAAAAQGGITLVLSVMGLYAVVAFGVAQRSREIGIRMALGADARRVVRLLVREGMKLSLIGVAAGAAVAVLFGLALSKLLYGLAPVEPLVFGSVIGLLLGTTALACWAPARRAARVDPAVTLRSE; translated from the coding sequence ATGAAAATCGTGCGGAAATTCTGGGGCTTGCTGCGGAGGACGCAGCGCGAACGGGAGATGGCGGCCGAGATGCAGGCGCACCTCGACATGCAGGCTGAGCGGCATCGCGCCGCCGGCATGACCGCGGAGGAGGCGCGTTTCGCGGCGCTCCGCGATTTCGGCAACGTGGCCAGTGTCCAGGAGCGGGCGCGCGACGCGCGCGGTTGGCGCTGGCTCGATGAATTGCGGCAGGACTTCCGCTCGGCGCTGCGCCAGCTCGCGAAGTCTCCGGGCTTCGCGGTCGTGGTGGTGCTGACGTTGGCGTTCGGCATCGCGGTGAACAACGTGCTGTTTGGGATGGTGAACCTTTTTTTCTTCCGCCCGTCGTCGCTCCCGGCGGCGGAGCGGCTGGTCGTGCTGTTGCACCGCACCGATGCGGTGCAGATACCGATCGGGCTGTCTTATTCCGATTATCGCGACTACCGCGAGCGGCTCCGGAGCGTGGACGCACTCGTGGCGTCGATGCCGTCGCCGGCCAATTTCAGTGCTGATCAAGGGGCTCCGCAGCGGACTTGGGTCGAAGTGGTGTCGCCGAACGCGTTCACGGGACTGGAGATCGCGCCCGCGGTCGGGCGGACGCTGCTGCCGTCGGATGGAGAGAAGCATGGCGGCGCTCCGGTGGCGGTGCTCTCCCACGATTTTTGGCAGACGCGCTTCGGCGGGGACGCCGGAATAGTCGGGCGCACGATCCGGCTCAATGGACAGCCTTTCACGGTCGTGGGCGTCGCGCAGGCGGGGTTTCATGGATTCCATTCGATGCTGGCCATGAGTGCGTGGGTGCCGGCGGGAGCGATCGACAGTTTTAGGCCAAGCATGGCGGGCATGATCGACTGGCGTGGCGCTGGAGGTTGGCGAGTGACGGGTCGGTTGAGACCCGGAGCAAGGTTGGACGATCTGCGCGCGGAAGCGGCGGTGGTCTTGGATCAATTGACGAAGGAGTATCCCAGCGACCATCGCGCCTATCGTTCGATGGCGATGCTCGAGAGCCGCGCGCGACCGGACCCGAGCGTGGCGGAATTCCTGCCGGTGTTCCTGGCTTTGTTCCTCGGCATAGTGCTGCTCGTGCTCTTCACCGCCTGCGCGAATGTGGCCAATCTCATGATCGCGCGCGCGGTGACGCGGCAGCGGGAGCTGACCGTGCGAACTGCGCTCGGAGCGAGCAGGGCGCGATTGGTGCGCCAACTGTTGGTTGAAAGCATGGTGTTGGCGGCGCTGGCTGGCCTGGCCGGATGGTTTCTCGCGAACGCGATGGGGGCCGCGATGCAACGCTTCACGCCGCAGAGCGACATGCCTGTCACCGTCGACGGCCGGCCCGGCTGGGAGGGCTACGTATTCGTGGTGGTGGTGACCCTGGTGGCGGGGCTGGCGAGCGGACTGTTGCCGGCCTTGCGGGCGTCACGCATCGATTTGGCGGATCAACTCAAGCGCGGCACGGGCGAGGCGTTGGGCGGTCAGGGCCGGCATCGTTTGCGCGACATGCTGGTGATCGGTCAGGTGGCGATGTCACTCATCGTGCTCGTTTGCGGCGGTCTGTTCATGCGCAGTCTCCAGCGCGTGCAATCGGTGGAGTTGGGGTTCAGGCCCGAGCGCTTGCTGATGGCCTCATACGATCTGGCGCTGCAGGGATACAGCGAAGAGCGCAGCCGGAATTTCAACCGCGAGTTGCTCGAGCGTTTGCGCGCCATGCATGGCGTCGAGGCGGCGGGGCTGACCAGCCACATGCCGTTCGACAATCAAATCAACGCCCGGGAGGTTCGCCCCGAGAATCCGCCGCCCCAGCTCAAGGATGGCGTCGCGTCGGCCAAGCTTTCGATCGTTTCCCCGGGATTCACCGAGGCGATAGGCATCCGTTTGCGGCGCGGCCGGACCTTGAGCGAGGCCGACCAGCCGAACACGCCGCGTGTCGCGGTGATAAACGTCGCGATGGCCGACTTGTGCTGGCCGGGACAGGACCCGATCGGGAAGCGGTTTCAACCTTGGAAAGACGGGCCGTGGATCGAGGTCGTGGGCCTTGTTGAAACTTCGAAATACATGATGCTGGCCGAGCAGCCGGCGCCGGCGTTCTTCACCTCCTTGAATCAGGAATCGATGTTGCCGGTCACGCTCATGTTGCGCACGAGCGGAGATCCAGCGCTCGACGCGAAGCGCGTGCGCGCCGAGCTGCTCGCAGTGGATTCGCAGCTGCCGATCTACGATGTCAGGACGATGGAGGACTTGATGGGGGGCAGTGTGTTCGCGTTGCTGCCGATGCGCATGGGCATGACGGCGGCGGCGGCGCAGGGTGGCATCACCCTCGTGCTGTCGGTGATGGGGCTGTATGCGGTGGTGGCCTTCGGGGTCGCGCAGCGGTCGCGTGAGATCGGCATCCGCATGGCGCTCGGGGCCGATGCGCGGCGGGTCGTGCGTCTCCTCGTCCGCGAGGGCATGAAACTGTCGCTCATCGGCGTGGCGGCGGGAGCGGCTGTCGCCGTGCTCTTCGGCTTGGCGCTTTCGAAATTGCTCTACGGTCTCGCGCCGGTGGAGCCACTGGTTTTCGGGAGCGTCATCGGGCTCCTGTTGGGAACGACCGCGCTGGCCTGCTGGGCTCCGGCCCGGCGGGCGGCGCGCGTCGATCCGGCGGTGACGTTGCGGAGCGAGTGA